Within Topomyia yanbarensis strain Yona2022 chromosome 2, ASM3024719v1, whole genome shotgun sequence, the genomic segment TTTTGATTGTTTGTTTATAATGTGTAGTATTCAGAGTAGTTCTTATTCAAATACGATTATTCAGATGCATTGCTTTTCGACACTTCTTCAACACAACCAAACATCTCCACAAACATTTGCATTCctggaattgttttaaaatcggcattttttaaaaataaattgtccATGTTCTCTATTAACGCTCAGAGTTTATGCGCAAGAAACATGACTAAATTCGATGAGCTTCGTCAGATtatgaatatttccagagtagACGTCGCGTGTGTGTGTGAAACGTGGCTCAATGATAGAAAAGACTCGAACCTTATCTTCGTCGATGGATACAATACAGTGAGGAGCGATAGACTAGGAAGGCTTGGTGGCGGTCTTGTAATGTATGTTAAAAAGAATTTTCAGTATAAAATTTTGGAAATGTCCTTTGTTGAAATACGAGGACACACAATTGAATTCATGTTCATAGAAATTGGCTTTCGACAGGACAAAATTTTGATCGGCTTCTTTTATAACCACCCCGATCTAGATTGCGCCGACCtaattcacgaaaaattatctcaGTACGGAGCTTTCTATGATAAAATAGTACTAACTGGTGATTTTAATACGAACATGTTAACTAAGAATACAAAATCTGATCGTTTTGGGGATATGATGTCCTCGTTGTCAATGCATAATGTTGGAATTGAGCCCACCTTCTTTCACACAAATGGATCATCTCAGCTAGATCTCATCATAAccaataaaattgaaactattttAAGGTTTGGACAAATCAGTGTTCCCAATATTTCCCatcatgatttgattttttcctccatCGAATTTAACACAGACAGTATATCTACGGACTTGAATTATCGTGACTACAAGAATATTGATCCTAATTTTATGTTGGATGAATTTAACAAATTCGAATGGAACCATTTTCATTCGATTGACGACCCTGATGttcttgtaaatatttttaattcaaacTTGAAGATACTTCACGATAACTGCGTCCCACTTTGCAAATTTAGAAAAAACTCAAAATGCTGCAACCCTTGGTACAGCCCACTTATTGAAAAAGCCAGGATTGATCGCGATTTGTTGTATCATAAATGGAAATCTACGCACAACGAGGACGACTTTAGCGTTTTTAAACGATCACGAAACCAAGTCACTTGCATGGTTataaaagcaaaacaaacatattATAACAATATATTATCAACAAACCTACCTTCACAGGTTTTTTGGAAAAGGCTGCGTAACTTGGGTTTCAATACACCTCCAAATAGCACAGAAACTAATTTTAGCGCAGATGAAatgaacttatcatttcaaaacaatttttccaacaacaacaacgcaTAACTCTGATACGATGAATTATTTACAAAACACCGATGGATTTCAATTTAAACCAATCCAGGACTTTGAAATAGTCAATTCTATCTATGAAGTTACCTCAAATGCCGTTGGTCTAGATGAACTTCCAATCAAATTCATAAAACTTGTGCTACCATTAGTATTGCAGCCTTTAACTCATATGTTCAACAGAATAATTTTGTCATGCAAATTTCCAAATGCCTGGAAATACTCAAAAATCCTACCACTGAGAAAACGCAACAATATATGTTCTTTAGATAATTTGAGGCCAATAAGTATTCTTTGCGCTCTGTCAAAGGTTTTCGAACgtataataaaaaaacaaatatgttCATATCTGCACGATAAgaatttaatttataaacatcacccgtataaataaataccattccagaaatcttcggaaccatttccaaactattcatataatactcaccataCTGGGAATACCACTGATATATTCCACCATTATAATTGAACTGTTATACTACCATACccattttagttaccatttccaataccttccgtgtatcctatattggagatttgtatactaccactgagaactgacatacaagtaaacttttcaacttgtgtaagaaaaataactgtcgctttgaaatgacaacagcaagtagacacttgccactggtcggcgcttcgatcggccagaaTCATTATACGGGACTTGCAAGCAAACTTGAAtgcaatggtgactcacgcatgcaaacctgtatgcgatggtgattttcaacgtattttcatttaaatgtttacacaggtttttcgggaaagtttgttctagcttatatgtctgttctctgtgatactaCATTGTCCTTTGGTGCCagaggttaatattgctctggtGGGCTTTGTTATTCGTATATCTGTTTACCCTGCTCCAAAAATCTGTAGTTTAAGATGGTCAAAAATCCTCGTCTAACAATATTACGGAGCTAGCTGAATTGGATAAAGTGTCAGTCcacttatggcgatttcgcttgaacctgaaactgagtcaggttctaaccccaactgctgtcagttcatacattttgacagcagttggggttaggaactgactcagtttcgcttcaaacgaaaaccacattagtGTCAACGAAGCATTCTTCCGAAGATGGCGAGagcaaaataatatttcatcaatcgatagaattgaaatgagAAGGgagaacaggttttttttctccacctaatattttatgcatcgatagATCTAGTATATTCATGCCACCGTAATCTGtatggttcttgaatggtatgttgtcaaaatgtatatggaaaacagcacattttggtatggtgactgctcttaacaacccgttgtttgtatggtcgagtatggaaaaacgacactggttatgttcgatattatactaggcaatggttaatctattgttgaacgaaccatattggaaatggttttaaaacgaTTGATGCgatggttggcatatggtacacatttatgcgggCAGTCGGGTTACCGCACTGGTCATAGTACGAAAACTGCGATGTTAAAAGTTTGCGATGATATTGGTGCCATTGTCGATAAAGGTGGCAAAGTAGTGATGTTACTGCTCGATTTTTCAAAGGCATTTGACACTGTGTCTCATTCAAAGTTACGTCAAAAacttcaaacaaattttggtttcaaaatgaAAGCAGTTAGCTTGATTGAATCGTATTTGAAGCACCGAAAGCAAGCAGTTCATGTGGGTGATAGTTTCTCGAATTTTTTACCTGTTCTATCAGGGGTTCCCCAAGGATCAGTGCTCGGACCCGTTTTATTCAGTATGTACATTAATGACATGCCCTGCATTTTGAAACATTGTTACATACACTTATTTGCAGATGACGTGCAGCTGTATTTTTACTGCAGtggtttgaaaaatttcacaaatgaaaaattaatcaatGAGGATTTAGATAACATAAGACGTTGGGCTGAATCCAACTCACTCAAATTAAATACTGGCAAAACAAAAGCACTTTTAATTTCGCGCTATAGAACTAGTGACTATCTCCGGCtaaaaattggaaaagcatCAATAAAATTTGTAGAACATGCGACAAGTCTTGGGTTTATTATTCAAAGCAATTTTGGTTGGGACAAATACGTCTTAAGTCAGTGTGGTAAGATCTACGCAAGCCTACGTTCTTTGTACTCAAAAGCCAACTTGATCTCTAGACAGACAAAACTTAAGCTATTTAAAAGTTATATATTGCCACACTTCATTGCTTGCGACTTTGTACTTCCTAGTGTATCCGCCCAAACTCTTGGACGACTTAGAATCGCATTGAATGCTTGTGTTCGGTTTATTTATAGTCTAAGGCGTCGAGATTCAGTAAATCATCTACATTCTACATTAATTGGTTTCACTTTTGACAATTTCATAACAGCTCGTTGTTGCATATTATTGCATAaaattatacatacaaaaagtCCAAATTATTTGTTTGAGAAACTACAACCTTTTCGAAGCGCAAGGGTTAACAATTTCACAATTCCAACCCATTTTACATCCTTCTACGGTAACTCTTTTTTTGTGCGAGGTGTTTGTATGTGGAACTCTCTGCCGGATTCACTCAAACGTATACAATCATTGGAAGTGTTTAGGAAGCAATGCacagaatttttgaattgaaTAGGAAGCAAATAATAATTAGTTAAATTCAATGTTCAATGTTAATAATCATTACCAAGTAAGATCGTTGTAGCATAAAAAAGATGAATGTCTTACGCTACTTGagcaacaaaaaataataataataataataaaacttcTTATGTGATTAACTTGGGTGATTAATTTGTAAAGTCTTCATGCTTTGCATCGAATCCCTAAAAGCAGATGAGTTCGTCGATATAGCAGGGAATCATTTCGGATTTTATAAAAATAACATCTACATGGTGGTgtttaagttctatttttaaacAATAACTTATCCAAAAACATGACAAAATGAAAGCAAAAGTCGAAAATTCACGGTTCAATAATTTACGAAAGTACGGATAAATATTAATACATCGGATTCCACAAGAACAAAACacaatgaaaagaaaaaaaacaaatagagACAGCAATGGCAAATTGATTTCCCGTTGGTttattataatttgtaaaaataatacGGATATGTATATAAAAAATGCGAATCATCTTTCTAATCCTCCAATTCATTCTACCACATCGTAAGGCCTTCTTATGGTCCAGTGCATTACCAGTTTTTTTTCTCGATTGTCAGCCTGAGTTTAAGTAACCAACCCCGAACAAAAATCGTACTAAACATAAAAAATGCTGTTTCCCTCACATTACTGATTGATTGATATACGTGTTTTACTGTTGATACATTTCAACGAGAGTATATAATAAATAGATTGATTAGTTTCTGTTCTGCTTGCTGCTGATGGCACCAAAAATATGCATTTATATATACTGTTTCAAAAACACGCTAATTTGGCATGACTATTATCTCTATTTCTATTGAACTTCTGCTCTATACAGTTGCTACCGTTGGAATGTGTTGCTTCAATACAATACGACATATCTGGAATGAGTAAGACCTAGGTTTGTATGGTAAAAACGAACCGACACTAGCTTCCGGGTGGAAATGGAATGGAACAGGCTTTCGCTATCGTTTTTCGTCGATTatcgagaaaatattttttgctctaCATCTTTGTGTAATAAGGGCACTCTAATTTTGTCACCTACTATAAGGATGAAGGCTGTCTTTGTGTAACTGGAAATAGACATTGTCTCATAACGGAATTTCTTTATCTATACATTCATTTTTGTGTGAAACTTTTAGCTTTACTACCTGAACTTTTGTATATGGATTAGGGATTTTTGAATCCTACTTTTTTCAACAGCATTAACTTGGTTGACGGACAAGGTATGAAGAAGACCTCGTCCGCCTCTAACAGTGATATAATAAAATATGTCTCTGATGGTACTGTAGGTTACAAAACCAGTGTAGCATGTGAATGCTACAAAATTCGTTGACGTTACAAGAATTTTCAAAAACTGTTTTCTTACTGTAACTGCTTATTCAAATTGAATCGATAAAACCAAGACCCCACGAACGCTTACATGTGTCTAGTGTTACCGAAGTTGATTCCGCTCTGCGTGGCACCTTTGTTCGAACCGTACTGCAACGAAATGACCGTCTGTCCGGCCCGCAGTTGCTCGTCCGAGAACTGGCGCTCGTTCTTGTCCGCCTCCTTCGGTCCGATCGAAGGCTTGCCATACTTGCCGGCTTTCCTGCCCAGCGACTGGAGACAGATGACGACCGAGTTCAGGTTTTGCCGCTCCCACAGATCCACCGTCTGGAAGGTTTCCTGCGGGGGGACGCCGAATTTTTTGGCACACTCCAGAAAGGCGGAAATGTTCTCCATGCACTTGAATGCCATTTTGCTGGTGTTGATCTTCTTCACCGAACCGGCTTCGATGGCGTTGCACAGGTTGCTCAGCAGTACTCCATCCTTGAGCACCTCGTAGAAGTTGTCCATCTCGCCGGAGGTGTTGATTGGTTCACCGGTCACCTCCTTGATCCATTCCAGACACTCGGCGGCCAATTCTTCGCTGTACTTCGAGTTGATCTGTAAGGCAAAGAGAAGGTAACGAGACACATTAGAAACGAACCGATATAATTATGCATGGGGAATACATTTTCTGGTAACACAGGCTTAGCCGGGTTTGCCGATATGGTCAAATCAGTTTATAATTGCAAATGTATCTGAACATGTGGTTAACACTATGTTTACACAACAGAGGACAAATACGTTATAACAATTAGCAACACGATAATTTATGGTATATgggtttcgactttgtctcatcacaatccgacactaacttagggaCAGGACTTAGCTAGCGCCGGAATAGTTTTTAcgtaaatttttctccactaaggagaaatatagcatagttctTACTAGTTagttaattctcatcagcttaattaGTACTCCttctcttgcgggacatcatgcAGGACTACAGATTTGCTCAGAAAcagaaatagtgttttcgttttgtgagctagcgtcaatccggcgccaggttagtcctgtcactatgttagtgtcggattctgatgagacgatgtcgaaacgcaaatttcataattAATATAGTTATAGGTTTTATGCCCTTAACGCGCATATGTGGTTTTAAACAATACTCTCCTATAGTTGTGACAAacagtttttacctaaatttttctccacaaCGGAGAAATACAGCATAATTaggaacaagaaaaatgtcatcacgATAGCGTTAAACAcattttaactcgtagtgtgaacgtagtataactaGTTGGTGGAATCTTAATATCCTTTAGGCACGGATTTTTACCGAAAACATAGTCAAACACAGAGCACTGTAATAACAAAAGTGAAGTCATTGTTTGAACAAAAGTGAAGTCATTGTTTGAACGTGGGTCTTTTTAACAATCATATAATTATTTGTAGTTTTTTGCCATATAAGTTCCCCTATTTTGGAAAAACTAATTAACCTGTCGCCGCCGGCTTGAGGATTTAGCATATTGTTGTTCAAAGATTAAATaggaagaaattaaaaaaaaagatacatATTATCAAACGATCTACGAAATAGTGAAGTAGCTCAACGATGCAGTGTCGTTGCAAACACGTAAACAAATAACAAACGTAAACATAATAATAATTAGAAACAGCTTCCCATTGAATCAGACGAGCGTGATCATTAACCTAAACAAATAAAGTGTGACTGCATAGTCTAAGGTTCAGAAAATGGTTCATGGAATCGGTTGATGTAATCCGTACGTGAGTCGAATATGGCAATCAGTCATTTGTTGAAAGTGATACCATAAAATTCACCGAGAAACGTGTATAAACTTAATGACATTTGAAGTCGATATTCCCGTCCATCCGATTTACCACTACATGTTTCATCTTGTAAATTAAAGTGGGAACCAAAAGTatcagtaccaggagaaactggaagtactccggagaaaatcgttcctgtactctcgtCTTCTCTTTTTTCATCTTCTGGAAgtaaaccggagtaaaaaggagcaagtatGTTTGGCTTCTGTTTACTCCGAattgacttccgtgtactggaacaaacctattatacATAAACTAAATGGTGACAACTGATTCTACTCATAACTTTAGGAACATTG encodes:
- the LOC131680632 gene encoding myophilin-like; protein product: FALQINSKYSEELAAECLEWIKEVTGEPINTSGEMDNFYEVLKDGVLLSNLCNAIEAGSVKKINTSKMAFKCMENISAFLECAKKFGVPPQETFQTVDLWERQNLNSVVICLQSLGRKAGKYGKPSIGPKEADKNERQFSDEQLRAGQTVISLQYGSNKGATQSGINFGNTRHM